The Etheostoma spectabile isolate EspeVRDwgs_2016 chromosome 23, UIUC_Espe_1.0, whole genome shotgun sequence genome includes a window with the following:
- the kera gene encoding keratocan, whose protein sequence is MALLLSLLCTLCLVGQVLGQDMPYEEYMAQIQACPKECRCPTNFPRAVYCDNKGLKSIPKIPTHTWYLYLQNNLIEVLSADALRNATQLRWLNLNRNKISSEGVEEGVLSTMSQLAHLYMDDNLLSSVPSPLPASLEHLLLSRNRISKIPAGVFLGLDKLNLLDLQGNKLMDEDVTEVSLKGLNNLVQINLAKNQLSSMPLGLPPTTTQLFLDGNNIDKIPAGYFKRLPKMAFLRLNHNKLGSSGVPKNVFNVSSILDLQLSHNLLTEVPLISSGLEHLHLDHNNIKSVSGTNVCPVAVDTVDDSINESVPRLRYLRLDGNEIKPPIPRDVILCFRLLRSIVI, encoded by the exons ATGGCACTTCTCCTGAGTCTTCTCTGCACCTTGTGCCTGGTGGGGCAAGTTCTTGGCCAGGACATGCCATATGAGGAATACATGGCCCAGATTCAAGCTTGCCCTAAAGAGTGTCGCTGCCCCACCAACTTCCCTCGTGCTGTCTACTGTGATAATAAAGGCCTCAAGAGCATTCCCAAAATCCCTACTCATACATGGTATCTCTACCTGCAGAACAATCTAATTGAGGTCCTGTCAGCAGATGCCCTGCGTAACGCCACACAGCTGCGCTGGCTGAACCTAAACCGCAACAAAATCTCCAGTGAGGGAGTGGAAGAAGGTGTCCTAAGTACAATGTCTCAGCTGGCGCACCTTTACATGGATGACAACCTCTTGTCCTCTGTGCCATCTCCCCTGCCAGCTAGCCTAGAGCATCTACTTCTCTCTCGCAATAGAATTTCCAAGATCCCTGCTGGTGTCTTCCTTGGTCTGGATAAGCTCAACCTCTTGGACCTCCAGGGGAACAAGCTGATGGATGAAGATGTGACTGAGGTGAGCCTGAAGGGTCTAAACAACCTTGTACAGATCAATCTAGCCAAGAACCAGCTGAGTAGCATGCCACTTGGCTTACCACCCACCACTACCCAACTTTTCCTTGATGGCAACAACATCGATAAGATCCCAGCTGGCTACTTCAAACGTTTGCCAAAAATGGCATTTCTGAGGCTCAACCACAACAAGCTTGGCAGCAGTGGAGTTCcgaaaaatgtgtttaatgtctcCAGCATTTTGGACTTGCAGCTGTCCCACAATCTTCTGACTGAGGTTCCCCTCATTTCCTCAGGCCTCGAACACCTTCACCTTGACCACAACAATATCAAAA GTGTAAGTGGCACCAACGTCTGTCCTGTCGCCGTTGACACTGTGGATGACTCTATCAATGAAAGTGTTCCTCGACTGCGCTACCTTAGACTGGATGGCAATGAGATTAAACCACCAATTCCCAGGGATGTCATTCTGTGCTTCCGTCTCCTGAGATCCATTGTCATCTAA
- the epyc gene encoding epiphycan isoform X3: MRMLVRLVLGLFVLKAAVAGPRFSRQVDLDTYDSANYDVDLDNLNSENQDIYDYEDGLTIDDPQIEIGTLAPPDYNYPVPEASEEQVEQEEEEGEEEEEELPLTPQLSPQGSGGSGVLMGPDTQKEVELRLTPIDILHVSGDFGGSVMSGASGASGASGSGGSGDLLFSGGSGGSGDIVLISGASEELISSGGSGEFLVSGDLLISGDLSGSGDFLISGDLSGSGETSGTSGDTSGASGDTSGASGDTSGASGDTSGASGDNSGASGVTSGASGDLGSGISIELPLGSGGSGDQFGSGFSGDLLISGASGSSGESGDPGITLLPGEEELPLIPETTPSEASSASGEISGASGTSGFSGSSGASGTEVPGVTLIPDIDKEEELLLTTPETPQEGAGGVEGSVSSGEPDEPDEPVIDREGMPTCLLCTCLGGSVYCDDLKLDSVPPLPKDTTHFYARYNRITKINKSDFAFMSKLKKIDLTANEITSINEKAFMGLPELEELVIRENHISQLPALPETMSLIDASHNNIGSKGIHKEAFKDMTSLLYLYLTDNHIDYIPVPLPDSLRSLHLQRNNIQMMHEDTFCNLKDFNYIRNALEDIRLDGNPINLSRTPQAYVCLPRIPIGDLI, translated from the exons ATGAGGATGCTTGTGCGACTCGTTTTGGGACTCTTCGTCCTCAAAGCGGCAGTGGCTGGCCCCAGATTTTCCCGACAAGTGGACTTGGACACATACGACAGCGCCAACTACGATGTAGATCTAGACAATCTAAATTCAGAGAACCAGGATATCTATGACTATGAAGATGGGCTGACAATTGATGATCCTCAG ATAGAGATTGGAACACTGGCCCCACCTGACTATAACTACCCTGTACCCGAGGCCTCGGAAGAACAAGTAGaacaagaagaggaggagggggaagaggaggaggaagagttgCCCCTAACACCCCAGCTCAGCCCACAGGGTTCAGGGGGTTCTGGGGTCCTCATGGGCCCAGACACACAGAAAG AGGTGGAGCTGCGTCTGACGCCCATTGACATCCTTCATGTGTCCGGGGATTTTGGGGGCTCCGTAATGTCTGGGGCCTCGGGAGCTTCCGGGGCTTCTGGGTCTGGAGGCTCAGGAGACCTACTGTTCTCTGGCGGCTCTGGGGGTTCTGGTGATATTGTACTGATCTCAGGAGCCTCTGAGGAGCTTATCAGCTCTGGGGGATCTGGGGAATTCTTGGTATCTGGGGATCTCTTGATATCTGGGGATCTCTCAGGATCCGGGGATTTCTTGATATCTGGGGATCTCTCAG GATCCGGGGAAACTTCTGGAACCTCTGGGGATACTTCTGGAGCCTCTGGAGATACTTCGGGAGCCTCTGGGGATACTTCGGGAGCCTCCGGAGATACTTCTGGCGCCTCTGGGGATAATTCTGGAGCCTCAGGGGTTACTTCTGGAGCTTCTGGGGACCTTGGCTCTGGTATTTCCATTGAATTGCCCCTGGGCTCTGGAGGATCTGGGGACCAGTTTGGTTCCGGGTTCTCCGGAGATCTTTTGATCTCAGGGGCCTCCGGAAGCTCTGGTGAGTCCGGTGACCCAGGAATAACATTGTTACCTGGAG AGGAGGAGCTGCCCCTCATTCCAGAGACTACCCCTAGCGAGGCATCAAGTGCTTCAGGGGAGATCTCAGGAGCGTCAGGAACCTCAGGGTTCTCTGGATCCTCTGGAGCTTCTGGCACAGAGGTCCCTGGGGTAACTCTGATCCCTGACATTGATAAAG AGGAGGAGCTGCTTCTGACTACACCAGAAACCCCTCAGGAGGGTGCTGGCGGTGTAGAAGGGTCAGTGAGTTCTGGTGAACCTGACGAACCCGATGAGCCTGTGATTGACAGGGAAG GTATGCCCACTTGCTTGCTGTGCACGTGCCTCGGTGGTTCGGTCTACTGTGATGACTTGAAGCTCGATAGTGTTCCACCTCTTCCCAAAGACACCACTCACTTCTACGCCCGCTACAACAGAATCACCAAGATCAACAAGTCCGACTTCGCCTTTATGA GCAAGCTGAAAAAGATCGACTTAACCGCCAACGAGATAACGTCCATCAACGAGAAAGCATTTATGGGTCTGCCTGAGCTGGAGGAGCTGGTGATTCGAGAAAATCATATCTCACAGCTGCCTGCCCTCCCAGAGACCATGAGCCTGATCGATGCCAGCCATAACAATATTGGCAGCAAGGGTATTCACAAAGAGGCATTCAAA GATATGACTAGCCTGCTGTACCTATACCTAACAGACAACCACATTGATTACATCCCTGTGCCTCTACCAGACAGCCTGCGATCTCTACACCTACAG CGTAACAATATTCAAATGATGCATGAGGACACATTCTGCAACCTGAAAGATTTCAACTACATCAGGAATGCACTGGAGGACATCCGTCTGGACGGCAACCCCATCAACCTTAGCAGGACCCCACAGGCTTACGTCTGCCTGCCCCGTATACCCATCGGGGATCTCATTtaa
- the epyc gene encoding epiphycan isoform X2, giving the protein MRMLVRLVLGLFVLKAAVAGPRFSRQVDLDTYDSANYDVDLDNLNSENQDIYDYEDGLTIDDPQIEIGTLAPPDYNYPVPEASEEQVEQEEEEGEEEEEELPLTPQLSPQGSGGSGVLMGPDTQKEVELRLTPIDILHVSGDFGGSVMSGASGASGASGSGGSGDLLFSGGSGGSGDIVLISGASEELISSGGSGEFLVSGDLLISGDLSGSGDFLISGDLSGSGDLLISGDLSGSGETSGTSGDTSGASGDTSGASGDTSGASGDTSGASGDNSGASGVTSGASGDLGSGISIELPLGSGGSGDQFGSGFSGDLLISGASGSSGESGDPGITLLPGEEELPLIPETTPSEASSASGEISGASGTSGFSGSSGASGTEVPGVTLIPDIDKEEELLLTTPETPQEGAGGVEGSVSSGEPDEPDEPVIDREGMPTCLLCTCLGGSVYCDDLKLDSVPPLPKDTTHFYARYNRITKINKSDFAFMSKLKKIDLTANEITSINEKAFMGLPELEELVIRENHISQLPALPETMSLIDASHNNIGSKGIHKEAFKDMTSLLYLYLTDNHIDYIPVPLPDSLRSLHLQRNNIQMMHEDTFCNLKDFNYIRNALEDIRLDGNPINLSRTPQAYVCLPRIPIGDLI; this is encoded by the exons ATGAGGATGCTTGTGCGACTCGTTTTGGGACTCTTCGTCCTCAAAGCGGCAGTGGCTGGCCCCAGATTTTCCCGACAAGTGGACTTGGACACATACGACAGCGCCAACTACGATGTAGATCTAGACAATCTAAATTCAGAGAACCAGGATATCTATGACTATGAAGATGGGCTGACAATTGATGATCCTCAG ATAGAGATTGGAACACTGGCCCCACCTGACTATAACTACCCTGTACCCGAGGCCTCGGAAGAACAAGTAGaacaagaagaggaggagggggaagaggaggaggaagagttgCCCCTAACACCCCAGCTCAGCCCACAGGGTTCAGGGGGTTCTGGGGTCCTCATGGGCCCAGACACACAGAAAG AGGTGGAGCTGCGTCTGACGCCCATTGACATCCTTCATGTGTCCGGGGATTTTGGGGGCTCCGTAATGTCTGGGGCCTCGGGAGCTTCCGGGGCTTCTGGGTCTGGAGGCTCAGGAGACCTACTGTTCTCTGGCGGCTCTGGGGGTTCTGGTGATATTGTACTGATCTCAGGAGCCTCTGAGGAGCTTATCAGCTCTGGGGGATCTGGGGAATTCTTGGTATCTGGGGATCTCTTGATATCTGGGGATCTCTCAGGATCCGGGGATTTCTTGATATCTGGGGATCTCTCAGGATCTGGGGATCTCTTGATATCTG GGGATCTCTCAGGATCCGGGGAAACTTCTGGAACCTCTGGGGATACTTCTGGAGCCTCTGGAGATACTTCGGGAGCCTCTGGGGATACTTCGGGAGCCTCCGGAGATACTTCTGGCGCCTCTGGGGATAATTCTGGAGCCTCAGGGGTTACTTCTGGAGCTTCTGGGGACCTTGGCTCTGGTATTTCCATTGAATTGCCCCTGGGCTCTGGAGGATCTGGGGACCAGTTTGGTTCCGGGTTCTCCGGAGATCTTTTGATCTCAGGGGCCTCCGGAAGCTCTGGTGAGTCCGGTGACCCAGGAATAACATTGTTACCTGGAG AGGAGGAGCTGCCCCTCATTCCAGAGACTACCCCTAGCGAGGCATCAAGTGCTTCAGGGGAGATCTCAGGAGCGTCAGGAACCTCAGGGTTCTCTGGATCCTCTGGAGCTTCTGGCACAGAGGTCCCTGGGGTAACTCTGATCCCTGACATTGATAAAG AGGAGGAGCTGCTTCTGACTACACCAGAAACCCCTCAGGAGGGTGCTGGCGGTGTAGAAGGGTCAGTGAGTTCTGGTGAACCTGACGAACCCGATGAGCCTGTGATTGACAGGGAAG GTATGCCCACTTGCTTGCTGTGCACGTGCCTCGGTGGTTCGGTCTACTGTGATGACTTGAAGCTCGATAGTGTTCCACCTCTTCCCAAAGACACCACTCACTTCTACGCCCGCTACAACAGAATCACCAAGATCAACAAGTCCGACTTCGCCTTTATGA GCAAGCTGAAAAAGATCGACTTAACCGCCAACGAGATAACGTCCATCAACGAGAAAGCATTTATGGGTCTGCCTGAGCTGGAGGAGCTGGTGATTCGAGAAAATCATATCTCACAGCTGCCTGCCCTCCCAGAGACCATGAGCCTGATCGATGCCAGCCATAACAATATTGGCAGCAAGGGTATTCACAAAGAGGCATTCAAA GATATGACTAGCCTGCTGTACCTATACCTAACAGACAACCACATTGATTACATCCCTGTGCCTCTACCAGACAGCCTGCGATCTCTACACCTACAG CGTAACAATATTCAAATGATGCATGAGGACACATTCTGCAACCTGAAAGATTTCAACTACATCAGGAATGCACTGGAGGACATCCGTCTGGACGGCAACCCCATCAACCTTAGCAGGACCCCACAGGCTTACGTCTGCCTGCCCCGTATACCCATCGGGGATCTCATTtaa
- the epyc gene encoding epiphycan isoform X1: protein MRMLVRLVLGLFVLKAAVAGPRFSRQVDLDTYDSANYDVDLDNLNSENQDIYDYEDGLTIDDPQIEIGTLAPPDYNYPVPEASEEQVEQEEEEGEEEEEELPLTPQLSPQGSGGSGVLMGPDTQKEVELRLTPIDILHVSGDFGGSVMSGASGASGASGSGGSGDLLFSGGSGGSGDIVLISGASEELISSGGSGEFLVSGDLLISGDLSGSGDFLISGDLSGSGDLLISGDLSGFGDLLISGDLSGSGETSGTSGDTSGASGDTSGASGDTSGASGDTSGASGDNSGASGVTSGASGDLGSGISIELPLGSGGSGDQFGSGFSGDLLISGASGSSGESGDPGITLLPGEEELPLIPETTPSEASSASGEISGASGTSGFSGSSGASGTEVPGVTLIPDIDKEEELLLTTPETPQEGAGGVEGSVSSGEPDEPDEPVIDREGMPTCLLCTCLGGSVYCDDLKLDSVPPLPKDTTHFYARYNRITKINKSDFAFMSKLKKIDLTANEITSINEKAFMGLPELEELVIRENHISQLPALPETMSLIDASHNNIGSKGIHKEAFKDMTSLLYLYLTDNHIDYIPVPLPDSLRSLHLQRNNIQMMHEDTFCNLKDFNYIRNALEDIRLDGNPINLSRTPQAYVCLPRIPIGDLI, encoded by the exons ATGAGGATGCTTGTGCGACTCGTTTTGGGACTCTTCGTCCTCAAAGCGGCAGTGGCTGGCCCCAGATTTTCCCGACAAGTGGACTTGGACACATACGACAGCGCCAACTACGATGTAGATCTAGACAATCTAAATTCAGAGAACCAGGATATCTATGACTATGAAGATGGGCTGACAATTGATGATCCTCAG ATAGAGATTGGAACACTGGCCCCACCTGACTATAACTACCCTGTACCCGAGGCCTCGGAAGAACAAGTAGaacaagaagaggaggagggggaagaggaggaggaagagttgCCCCTAACACCCCAGCTCAGCCCACAGGGTTCAGGGGGTTCTGGGGTCCTCATGGGCCCAGACACACAGAAAG AGGTGGAGCTGCGTCTGACGCCCATTGACATCCTTCATGTGTCCGGGGATTTTGGGGGCTCCGTAATGTCTGGGGCCTCGGGAGCTTCCGGGGCTTCTGGGTCTGGAGGCTCAGGAGACCTACTGTTCTCTGGCGGCTCTGGGGGTTCTGGTGATATTGTACTGATCTCAGGAGCCTCTGAGGAGCTTATCAGCTCTGGGGGATCTGGGGAATTCTTGGTATCTGGGGATCTCTTGATATCTGGGGATCTCTCAGGATCCGGGGATTTCTTGATATCTGGGGATCTCTCAGGATCTGGGGATCTCTTGATATCTGGTGATCTCTCAGGATTCGGGGATCTCTTGATATCTGGGGATCTCTCAGGATCCGGGGAAACTTCTGGAACCTCTGGGGATACTTCTGGAGCCTCTGGAGATACTTCGGGAGCCTCTGGGGATACTTCGGGAGCCTCCGGAGATACTTCTGGCGCCTCTGGGGATAATTCTGGAGCCTCAGGGGTTACTTCTGGAGCTTCTGGGGACCTTGGCTCTGGTATTTCCATTGAATTGCCCCTGGGCTCTGGAGGATCTGGGGACCAGTTTGGTTCCGGGTTCTCCGGAGATCTTTTGATCTCAGGGGCCTCCGGAAGCTCTGGTGAGTCCGGTGACCCAGGAATAACATTGTTACCTGGAG AGGAGGAGCTGCCCCTCATTCCAGAGACTACCCCTAGCGAGGCATCAAGTGCTTCAGGGGAGATCTCAGGAGCGTCAGGAACCTCAGGGTTCTCTGGATCCTCTGGAGCTTCTGGCACAGAGGTCCCTGGGGTAACTCTGATCCCTGACATTGATAAAG AGGAGGAGCTGCTTCTGACTACACCAGAAACCCCTCAGGAGGGTGCTGGCGGTGTAGAAGGGTCAGTGAGTTCTGGTGAACCTGACGAACCCGATGAGCCTGTGATTGACAGGGAAG GTATGCCCACTTGCTTGCTGTGCACGTGCCTCGGTGGTTCGGTCTACTGTGATGACTTGAAGCTCGATAGTGTTCCACCTCTTCCCAAAGACACCACTCACTTCTACGCCCGCTACAACAGAATCACCAAGATCAACAAGTCCGACTTCGCCTTTATGA GCAAGCTGAAAAAGATCGACTTAACCGCCAACGAGATAACGTCCATCAACGAGAAAGCATTTATGGGTCTGCCTGAGCTGGAGGAGCTGGTGATTCGAGAAAATCATATCTCACAGCTGCCTGCCCTCCCAGAGACCATGAGCCTGATCGATGCCAGCCATAACAATATTGGCAGCAAGGGTATTCACAAAGAGGCATTCAAA GATATGACTAGCCTGCTGTACCTATACCTAACAGACAACCACATTGATTACATCCCTGTGCCTCTACCAGACAGCCTGCGATCTCTACACCTACAG CGTAACAATATTCAAATGATGCATGAGGACACATTCTGCAACCTGAAAGATTTCAACTACATCAGGAATGCACTGGAGGACATCCGTCTGGACGGCAACCCCATCAACCTTAGCAGGACCCCACAGGCTTACGTCTGCCTGCCCCGTATACCCATCGGGGATCTCATTtaa
- the epyc gene encoding epiphycan isoform X4, whose translation MRMLVRLVLGLFVLKAAVAGPRFSRQVDLDTYDSANYDVDLDNLNSENQDIYDYEDGLTIDDPQIEIGTLAPPDYNYPVPEASEEQVEQEEEEGEEEEEELPLTPQLSPQGSGGSGVLMGPDTQKEEELPLIPETTPSEASSASGEISGASGTSGFSGSSGASGTEVPGVTLIPDIDKEEELLLTTPETPQEGAGGVEGSVSSGEPDEPDEPVIDREGMPTCLLCTCLGGSVYCDDLKLDSVPPLPKDTTHFYARYNRITKINKSDFAFMSKLKKIDLTANEITSINEKAFMGLPELEELVIRENHISQLPALPETMSLIDASHNNIGSKGIHKEAFKDMTSLLYLYLTDNHIDYIPVPLPDSLRSLHLQRNNIQMMHEDTFCNLKDFNYIRNALEDIRLDGNPINLSRTPQAYVCLPRIPIGDLI comes from the exons ATGAGGATGCTTGTGCGACTCGTTTTGGGACTCTTCGTCCTCAAAGCGGCAGTGGCTGGCCCCAGATTTTCCCGACAAGTGGACTTGGACACATACGACAGCGCCAACTACGATGTAGATCTAGACAATCTAAATTCAGAGAACCAGGATATCTATGACTATGAAGATGGGCTGACAATTGATGATCCTCAG ATAGAGATTGGAACACTGGCCCCACCTGACTATAACTACCCTGTACCCGAGGCCTCGGAAGAACAAGTAGaacaagaagaggaggagggggaagaggaggaggaagagttgCCCCTAACACCCCAGCTCAGCCCACAGGGTTCAGGGGGTTCTGGGGTCCTCATGGGCCCAGACACACAGAAAG AGGAGGAGCTGCCCCTCATTCCAGAGACTACCCCTAGCGAGGCATCAAGTGCTTCAGGGGAGATCTCAGGAGCGTCAGGAACCTCAGGGTTCTCTGGATCCTCTGGAGCTTCTGGCACAGAGGTCCCTGGGGTAACTCTGATCCCTGACATTGATAAAG AGGAGGAGCTGCTTCTGACTACACCAGAAACCCCTCAGGAGGGTGCTGGCGGTGTAGAAGGGTCAGTGAGTTCTGGTGAACCTGACGAACCCGATGAGCCTGTGATTGACAGGGAAG GTATGCCCACTTGCTTGCTGTGCACGTGCCTCGGTGGTTCGGTCTACTGTGATGACTTGAAGCTCGATAGTGTTCCACCTCTTCCCAAAGACACCACTCACTTCTACGCCCGCTACAACAGAATCACCAAGATCAACAAGTCCGACTTCGCCTTTATGA GCAAGCTGAAAAAGATCGACTTAACCGCCAACGAGATAACGTCCATCAACGAGAAAGCATTTATGGGTCTGCCTGAGCTGGAGGAGCTGGTGATTCGAGAAAATCATATCTCACAGCTGCCTGCCCTCCCAGAGACCATGAGCCTGATCGATGCCAGCCATAACAATATTGGCAGCAAGGGTATTCACAAAGAGGCATTCAAA GATATGACTAGCCTGCTGTACCTATACCTAACAGACAACCACATTGATTACATCCCTGTGCCTCTACCAGACAGCCTGCGATCTCTACACCTACAG CGTAACAATATTCAAATGATGCATGAGGACACATTCTGCAACCTGAAAGATTTCAACTACATCAGGAATGCACTGGAGGACATCCGTCTGGACGGCAACCCCATCAACCTTAGCAGGACCCCACAGGCTTACGTCTGCCTGCCCCGTATACCCATCGGGGATCTCATTtaa
- the si:dkeyp-38g8.5 gene encoding uncharacterized protein si:dkeyp-38g8.5 isoform X1 — translation MEIEDHSYAGTTYDKVNPVEFTYKMSANEIEEFVKLRVSNHYLFSGRRNTSMWAWRAILKHMGLQHKMTHSQASKKWENLKKRYKDLKNPPDGVKVFPETWPYFSLIKDAMEGRLESSAPILKTLPTNGDFLPIYKPKKRKASMVINSPVALLAGGPEIEVSLNGGEDEEAVQDEGSQGMDHMDNERQVMEREKRVLERERLVLQRERAVLDREVAALDRDRASLERERATIEREKAVMERERAMVERDRDAVSRDRLALEQEKARLEKVKERTEEVTEESSMVNNADVLDRKERFLNLLEKLIENF, via the exons atggaaATCGAGGATCATTCATACGCGGGCACCACTTACGATAAAGTCAACCCCGTAGAGTTCACATACAAAA tGAGTGCAAACGAAATTGAAGAATTTGTAAAGCTGAGGGTCTCAAACCATTACCTCTTCTCTGGAAGGAGGAATACTTCCATGTGGGCATGGAG GGCCATCCTGAAACATATGGGCTTGCAACACAAGATGACCCATAGTCAAGCATCCAAAAAGTGGGAAAACTTGAAGAAGAGATACAAG GACCTAAAGAACCCTCCAGATGGGGTAAAAGTGTTCCCTGAAACGTGGCCTTATTTCAGTCTGATCAAGGACGCCATGGAGGGTCGACTGGAAAGCAGTGCCCCCATCCTCAAAACCCTCCCCACCAATGGCGATTTCTTACCCATCTACAAACCCAAGAAAAGGAAGGCCTCCATGGTGATAAACTCCCCTGTGGCTTTGTTAGCAGGCGGGCCAGAGATCGAGGTGTCCCTGAACGGAGGGGAGGATGAGGAGGCGGTACAGGACGAGGGAAGCCAGGGAATGGATCATATGGACAACGAAAGACAGGTGATGGAGAGGGAGAAGCGGGTGCTAGAGAGGGAGCGGCTGGTACTGCAGAGGGAGAGAGCTGTGCTGGACAGGGAAGTCGCCGCTCTGGACCGAGACCGAGCCTCGctcgagagagagagggcgacaatagagagagagaaggcagtgatggagagggagagggcGATGgtggagagggacagagacgcTGTGAGCAGGGACCGACTGGCTCTGGAGCAAGAGAAAGCCAGGCTGGAGAAAGTTAAAGAAAGGACTGAGGAGGTTACAGAAGAGAGCAGCATGGTGAACAACGCAGATGTCTTggacaggaaggagagattCCTCAACTTGTTAGAAAAACTTATTGAAAATTTTTAA
- the si:dkeyp-38g8.5 gene encoding uncharacterized protein si:dkeyp-38g8.5 isoform X2, whose amino-acid sequence MGLQHKMTHSQASKKWENLKKRYKDLKNPPDGVKVFPETWPYFSLIKDAMEGRLESSAPILKTLPTNGDFLPIYKPKKRKASMVINSPVALLAGGPEIEVSLNGGEDEEAVQDEGSQGMDHMDNERQVMEREKRVLERERLVLQRERAVLDREVAALDRDRASLERERATIEREKAVMERERAMVERDRDAVSRDRLALEQEKARLEKVKERTEEVTEESSMVNNADVLDRKERFLNLLEKLIENF is encoded by the exons ATGGGCTTGCAACACAAGATGACCCATAGTCAAGCATCCAAAAAGTGGGAAAACTTGAAGAAGAGATACAAG GACCTAAAGAACCCTCCAGATGGGGTAAAAGTGTTCCCTGAAACGTGGCCTTATTTCAGTCTGATCAAGGACGCCATGGAGGGTCGACTGGAAAGCAGTGCCCCCATCCTCAAAACCCTCCCCACCAATGGCGATTTCTTACCCATCTACAAACCCAAGAAAAGGAAGGCCTCCATGGTGATAAACTCCCCTGTGGCTTTGTTAGCAGGCGGGCCAGAGATCGAGGTGTCCCTGAACGGAGGGGAGGATGAGGAGGCGGTACAGGACGAGGGAAGCCAGGGAATGGATCATATGGACAACGAAAGACAGGTGATGGAGAGGGAGAAGCGGGTGCTAGAGAGGGAGCGGCTGGTACTGCAGAGGGAGAGAGCTGTGCTGGACAGGGAAGTCGCCGCTCTGGACCGAGACCGAGCCTCGctcgagagagagagggcgacaatagagagagagaaggcagtgatggagagggagagggcGATGgtggagagggacagagacgcTGTGAGCAGGGACCGACTGGCTCTGGAGCAAGAGAAAGCCAGGCTGGAGAAAGTTAAAGAAAGGACTGAGGAGGTTACAGAAGAGAGCAGCATGGTGAACAACGCAGATGTCTTggacaggaaggagagattCCTCAACTTGTTAGAAAAACTTATTGAAAATTTTTAA